One Ictalurus punctatus breed USDA103 chromosome 21, Coco_2.0, whole genome shotgun sequence genomic window carries:
- the zgc:113184 gene encoding uncharacterized protein zgc:113184 isoform X2, whose product MEEAYTALYQEFLRLQLLCLKQAEMLQHLTEALRRQQGVAPVFNGDFEDLYSEPVQYRRDGLGTFTRAEDRAHAAHTHKQVAHTHTPAAQTPPPALLPAGDSVVSPLAGALNRLYLEPVQEKVEVDRAAAASGQCETEERSILDELRQVQQRWYSSQTPKQQQQQRRPWSSSFLTSEMLSEAGGMLMSRITLHSQVCEFCHAVFPGHTTTRGDFLRHLTTHIS is encoded by the exons ATGGAGGAAGCGTACACGGCTTTGTATCAGGAGTTTCTCCGTCTGCAGTTACTGTGTCTAAAACAGGCTGAAATGTTGCAACACCTCACCGAGGCACTGAGAAGGCAACAAG gtgtggctcctgtcTTTAATGGGGATTTTGAAGACTTGTATTCTGAGCCGGTTCAGTACAGACGTGACGGATTGGGGACGTTCACCCGCGCAGAGGACCGAGCGCatgcagctcacacacacaaacaagtggctcacacacacacccctgctgCTCAAACACCCCCCCCTGCTTTACTCCCCGCAG GAGATTCTGTAGTTTCCCCACTTGCTGGAGCTTTGAACAGACTGTACCTGGAGCCTGTGCAGGAGAAGGTGGAGGTTGATAGAGCGGCAGCAGCGTCAggacagtgtgagacagaggAACGCAGTATTCTGGATGAGTTACGACAGGTTCAGCAGCGCTGGTACAGCAGCCAAACacctaaacaacaacaacaacaacgg CGGCCGTGGTCATCGTCGTTCCTGACCAGCGAGATGCTGAGCGAGGCGGGCGGGATGCTGATGTCTCGCATCACGCTGCACTCTCAGGTTTGCGAGTTCTGCCACGCCGTGTTTCCTGGACACACCACCACCAGGGGAGATTTCCTCCGCCATCTCACCACACACATCTCCTGA
- the zgc:113184 gene encoding uncharacterized protein zgc:113184 isoform X1, whose amino-acid sequence MEEAYTALYQEFLRLQLLCLKQAEMLQHLTEALRRQQGVAPVFNGDFEDLYSEPVQYRRDGLGTFTRAEDRAHAAHTHKQVAHTHTPAAQTPPPALLPAGITGDSVVSPLAGALNRLYLEPVQEKVEVDRAAAASGQCETEERSILDELRQVQQRWYSSQTPKQQQQQRRPWSSSFLTSEMLSEAGGMLMSRITLHSQVCEFCHAVFPGHTTTRGDFLRHLTTHIS is encoded by the exons ATGGAGGAAGCGTACACGGCTTTGTATCAGGAGTTTCTCCGTCTGCAGTTACTGTGTCTAAAACAGGCTGAAATGTTGCAACACCTCACCGAGGCACTGAGAAGGCAACAAG gtgtggctcctgtcTTTAATGGGGATTTTGAAGACTTGTATTCTGAGCCGGTTCAGTACAGACGTGACGGATTGGGGACGTTCACCCGCGCAGAGGACCGAGCGCatgcagctcacacacacaaacaagtggctcacacacacacccctgctgCTCAAACACCCCCCCCTGCTTTACTCCCCGCAGGTATTACAG GAGATTCTGTAGTTTCCCCACTTGCTGGAGCTTTGAACAGACTGTACCTGGAGCCTGTGCAGGAGAAGGTGGAGGTTGATAGAGCGGCAGCAGCGTCAggacagtgtgagacagaggAACGCAGTATTCTGGATGAGTTACGACAGGTTCAGCAGCGCTGGTACAGCAGCCAAACacctaaacaacaacaacaacaacgg CGGCCGTGGTCATCGTCGTTCCTGACCAGCGAGATGCTGAGCGAGGCGGGCGGGATGCTGATGTCTCGCATCACGCTGCACTCTCAGGTTTGCGAGTTCTGCCACGCCGTGTTTCCTGGACACACCACCACCAGGGGAGATTTCCTCCGCCATCTCACCACACACATCTCCTGA